From Candidatus Paceibacterota bacterium:
AAAAAAGGGATTAATCCTGTTTTCTTTTTTAATGCAACTTCAGATAGAAATATTAATTTTTCAGCTTCTTTATGGGATTTCTTATCTAAAAATCTGAAATTTATTTTGTTTCCTTTTATCTCTATTTCCCAAAGAATTTTATTCTTATCAAATTCCTTTTTGTATATCTTTTCTTTTAGTTTCTCAATTTCAAAAATAAAAGGATTTTTCTTTTTAGTTTTTATCTTTAAATCCTTATATAGTTGAAACTTTTTATTAATTTTATTTATTGCGGATTTATCATTTATTTCAAACTCCTTCGGCCTTACAACAACTCTTATTCCTTCTTTTACAAGAGGTAAAAATTTATTCTCTATATCGCTGACTTCTTCTAAGCTCTCGCTATTATAATTAATCCTTGCAATAATATAATAGGAAGACTCCGGCAATATTATTATTTCGTGTAAAGTTAAACTTCCTTTTAAATAAGGTTTTAATTTTTCTTCTACATAAGACACTATTTCTCTTATTTCTCCTTGCATAATACTTTAAAATTAAAAAAACTCTGCAGCAATTATACCACAGAGTGTTGGAGAACACTATATCTCCTTTTTTTCCAGTAAACGAGCAGCACAAAAAATTAATTTATTGAAAAGCCATTTGAAAACCTCGCACCACGGATCAATGTGATATTCGTTTCCATAATAAACAATGCTGCGATCTCGGCAACCACCCAAGCAAATCCACCCGAAATGACAGTTACTACATTCGGAAATGTCCTTAACTGTGGGAAGTTGCACAATATTATCTTTTTGACGCATTTCCTGAAAAGTAATAGCGCCTGGTTTTCCTAAAATAAAACTTGGGTTACCCACTAAATTAGTACAAGCATATATTTTCCCGTCTGGATATAGAGTTGAAGTTGTGCGCCCGCAACGGCAACAATCTTCAACTGGAGGATAAATAATTTTAAGCAATATGTTCTCCACGTCACTGCAAGTTAAGCGTGAGCGCAATCCACCAGAGAAATACAAAGACAAAAAGTGATTCCAAAAATTAATCATCTCATCGTCACCTAGAGATAACTGTTGCCAGTTAGCATTTCCTCTTCCTCCTTTCTCTAAAAAAGGTAGATGAATTCCTTTTACTCCTACTCTTTGTGCATATTCAATCACCTCATAAAAACCGTCCAATGTTAATCTACTGAGAACAAAGCTCAGCCCAACATTTACTTTAAATCGAACCAATCTTTCAATCCCAATTTTTACTCTATTAAGCGAATGTCCACGAAACTGATAAAATCTTTCCTCGTTTAAAGAATCCAAACTAACCTGGACATTAACGTCATTTTCTCCAAGAAAGCTGGCAATTTTCGGGCTAATTAGTGAACCATTTGTTAAAAGGTTAACTTTCATTCCTATCCTGCGAGCAAGGATGATAACCTCTCTGCATTTCAGCCAATTAGTTAGGGGTTCTCCTCCTGTAATTGTTAGAGAAGAAGAACCATCTTCAATGGCGCCTTCTAAATATTTTTGAATAGTAGAAAGTGGTAGATTGTCAGTTATTTGACCGCAAGAGTAACGACAGTGCAAGCACCCCATATTGCAATTACTAGTCAAATGAATAGAACAACTGTTTGCAATAGAAGAGACTCTTTCATCATTAACACTAAAAAGATCATCTATTTTTTCGAAAAAAACAATTATATCACTAATAAGAATACCTACTCTTAAAGAAATTTCACTATTACTTAAGGCACTTCTTTTTTTGAGTAAAAAAATCTCCCATCCTTGAATAGAAGTCAACATCCACTTTTTAGTTTCGGGGTTTAAAATAATTATATCTTCGCCTTCCTGAAGTTTAATCAGTTGACCGTAATTCATAATCTTTCCTCCTACTCTTGGGGTTGAAAAAAGCACCTTGCCTTTGATGGAAGCAAGGTGCCTGGGACTAGCGGAAATGCTAGTGCATGAAGAAACCACAGTCGCCACTCGGGCAACAAGCACTCTCCTGTCGATTTCTCGACTCGGCCCTAACTAGTTGAACCTTTGGCGGTTCCTGGTTAGGCATGCCTTCTTTTCTCGCAGAAGGCTTTTTCTGAGCTTGATTGCTCTTTTCCATATTATCACCTCCCTTCTTCTTTCTCTA
This genomic window contains:
- a CDS encoding radical SAM protein → MNYGQLIKLQEGEDIIILNPETKKWMLTSIQGWEIFLLKKRSALSNSEISLRVGILISDIIVFFEKIDDLFSVNDERVSSIANSCSIHLTSNCNMGCLHCRYSCGQITDNLPLSTIQKYLEGAIEDGSSSLTITGGEPLTNWLKCREVIILARRIGMKVNLLTNGSLISPKIASFLGENDVNVQVSLDSLNEERFYQFRGHSLNRVKIGIERLVRFKVNVGLSFVLSRLTLDGFYEVIEYAQRVGVKGIHLPFLEKGGRGNANWQQLSLGDDEMINFWNHFLSLYFSGGLRSRLTCSDVENILLKIIYPPVEDCCRCGRTTSTLYPDGKIYACTNLVGNPSFILGKPGAITFQEMRQKDNIVQLPTVKDISECSNCHFGWICLGGCRDRSIVYYGNEYHIDPWCEVFKWLFNKLIFCAARLLEKKEI